Within Nitrospirota bacterium, the genomic segment ATCGCCGGATCTGTGTTAACCCTCATAACCATAGTTTTCGGCGAATGGTACTATGCGTGGTGGAAGAAGACGCGTGCCCTGCATTCATGATGGCGGACGGAGAAATCTGGTACAATACCAGGCATGAAATTCTCTTGTGTCGTGGTTTTCTCAATCCTTCTCACCGCCTGTGTTTCTGCGGGACAGACATCGGAATTGACCGCGCGGGAAACAGCCCCTGTGGTGGTGAACACTCATCCCGAATCAGGCGCTGAAAACGTTGCCCCTTCGCTGTCTGAAATACGCGTGACCTTCAGCAGGGAAATGATGGACAACAGCTGGTCATGGGTGCAGGTGGCACCTGAGAATTTCCCGAAGCATATCAGCAATCCCCGGTATCTTGAGGACGGGAAGACGTGTGTTGTCGACGTACAGCTTGAACCGGGAAAAACCTACATCATATGGCTGAATACCCAGAAGTTCAGAAATTTCAGGGATAGGGGGGGTAATCCTGCGGTGCCGTATCTGCTTACATTCGACACACGGCATTAGGAAAAATCTGCACAAGCCTGCCTCATTGCTGCCGGGATTTGGTGAATATCTTTGTACCTTCTGACAGCGCACCGTCAAGACCAACCTCATTTCCCCATTCGTCGTATACCTTGCATGATTTCTCGATCTCCCCAAGGAGACCTGCGCGGAGCAGTGCGTGCCTGACCTTCATGCCTGGCAGTATTTCGTAAGCTATGTTGTCCACAAAAACCTTCATGCTCAGGGAATTTCTCTGATCCTTCCTTCTGTCAACGGGGATATTCTGCATTTGTCTTTTATGTATTCGATAACAACATCTCTTATCCATCTGCTGGAGTCATTGTAGACGAGTTTTTCGCCGGTCATGACTCCGCCGACGAGAGAGAAATCCTTTGAGGATTTCAATGCTTCCCCGAAGGCACCGTATCCGTCACCTCCTGCCGCAAGGAAATCATTTGTGGCAACATGGTATTCCCTGTCCGGTTCCATCTGTTTGCCGCGGATAATAATGTCCCTTACCCGGGAACCGGGCTGCGCTGAACGGACGTAGGAGAAAGAAATACCGGAGACCTGAGGGAACCTGCCGGCCCCTTCCTCTATGGCTGATACACCGTGTTCGAGAGCCCCCTTAATCTGTTTCCCGGAGAGCCTGACCGCCACGAGGTAGTTGTCGAAAGGCAACACCGAATAGATATTCTGCACCGTCAGAGCCCCTTTCCCGATGCTTGTCCTGATTCCCCCGCCGTTGATGAGTGCCATGTCTGCACCCGAAGTTTCTCTCATGATATCCGCAATAAGGTTTCCGAGATTGGTTTCCCTCCTGCGGACATTTTCACCGTCCAGATCGACGTCAGTTTCGCCTATCGTCTCACTGAGTACGGCATCAATCTTTTTGCGGTATTTTTCGACCAGAAAACTCACGTCCCTGTCCTCGGTACCGGGTTCAGGCGAAATAATTTCCAGATGACCCTCTGACTTTACGATCTTTCCGTCCTCCATGGTGATGTCAAGGACTCCGAGCGCCTTTGCATGCTCCCAGGCCTGAAGCAATATGGTTTTTCCGGCAAGTACAGGACTGTCGATTCTGGTATGGGAATGCCCGCCGACAATTATATTGATCCCTTCAACATGCGCTGCCAGAACCCTGTCGGCCTGATGTCCGATGTGGGAGAGGACAATGATGACATCTGTCCCGGGACTGATCTCTTGGATATACCTTGTTACCGTAGTCTCTTGAGGAAGGAATGTCAGCCCTGTCACGTTTCGCGGATGAGTTGTCACCGGTGTTTCTTCTGTGACTACCCCTATGATTCCGGCCTTTATCCCCCCGATATCCTTAATGACATAGGGCCTGAGAGCATCAAGACCCTGAATGTTTGCCCCGAGGACAGGAAATTCTGCTTCCGCTATTCTCTTCCTGAGCACATCCTGCCCGAAGTCGAATTCATGATTGCCCACAACCATGGCATCGAAGCGCATGAGGTTCATCAGTTCAATGACAGATGCACCGGTCGTCATGGTTGCCCAGTTATCCCCCTGAATCATATCTCCTGCTGCAAGCAGTATGGAGGGTTTTTCGCTTCTGAGGGCATTCACTCTTGAGGAGAGATATGCAATGCCTCCGAGCACTTCATCCGAACCGAAGGGTTTATGCGGTTCGGCAAAACCATGGAAATCATTCACATAGAGGATGCGGAGCATTGACTGTTCAGCACGTGCTGCTGAAAAAGCAAGCAATACGATCACGAGGCACAAAAGCGATAAAGAAAGTTTTTTTATGGTGCACCCCTGTTGAGAGTATTTCCCCGGTTATGCGGGATCAGAACACGAAACCCGTCTGTCAATAAAAAAGGCAGAGCCATGCATGGCTCTGCCCTGTAACGCAGATGATATCAGAACATTATACCTATCTGGCCTCCGACTCTCCAGTTGTTGGCGTTGACATCCGTATCAAAATCATTGATTTCGATATCTTCGGTGATCTGGTATTTCCCATTGAGACTCACGAACACCTGTCCCATTTTGAAGACTATGTCGGTGAAGAACTGCCCGCCAAAAAGCCAGTCATCGTCATCGCCGGATATCCCGTCTGCCGATATTTTGATCTTTGCATAATTGTAGGACAGACCGGCGCCCAGATCGATGACCATAAACGGATTGACCGGTATCGCATATTTAAGGTTCAGTTCAACCGGGATATACGTGAACTCTGTATCAACCCTCACCACATCCAGTTCCGGAATAAATACATCAACTTTTCCATCAGGCTTTGTGTAGCCGACTTCCATGCCGAGGTAAAGGTTCGGGACTATTTCGCCGTATCCCTCAAGGCCAAGGTACAGCCCTTTGTCAACATCAAGGTCTTCCATGTCATTTTCGGTGAAATTAATGTAGTCGGCTTTTACTGCCAGATTGCCGAACCCGAGAGGGGCTTTTTCTGCTGCATACAGCGGTGCGGAGACAATCAGAAACGAGATGATAAGTAACAATAAAAAAATTTTTTTCATATCAAACCTCCTTTGATATTTTGATCAGTAACTGTCGTTTTTCCGCCGGATCCAGATATCACCTCCTTACCCAGTTTATTCAATAAAAAACATAAAACCTGCAACTTGTCAATAAAAAAATATTTGCGGTAAAGGAATTACATGCAGTTCATGGGAATATCCACGATTATCCCTACCCGGGTAGGATTGAATATTGACGCGATAGCACTACAATTATTGCATAAAGGATGATTTTGTGGTAAACAGATTGGACGGAATATGACGATGCAGGATCAGGATATCGGAAAATCCCAGGGAAGGCCGGACACTTCAGGGAAAAGGCGCGCCAAAGGGCGTATTTTGGTAGTCGATGACCAGAGCGAGATAATCGCGCTGCTATGCGATTTTTTTTCCGAGAACGGGTATTCTGCAGAAGGGTTTCTGACAGCAAAGGATGCACTGAGTGCCTTGCGGGAACAGTCGTATGACATCGTTATTACTGATCTCTCAATGCCCGAGATTGACGGACTTGAGCTGATACACATGATCCATCAGATTGAGCCACTGATGGTATGTGTGGTGATTACAGGGAACAGTCTGGTGCAGACAGCAGTAGATGCAATGAAGGCAGGTGCATTTGATTATGTGCTGAAGCCCTTTAAGATGAAGAACCTGATGCCTGTCGTGGTCCGTGCAATAGAGACACGCAGATTGCGGGATTCTGAAAAAAAGTACCGTTCGATTGTTGAGGATCAGACAGAGATGATTTGCCGCTTCCTGCCCGGCGGGATCATTACCTTTGTGAATGAGCCGTATTGCCGCTGTTTCGGGCAAAAGCAAAGGGAACTGACCGGGAAGAGTTTTCTGCCGATGGTTTTTGAGGAGGACCGCGAATATGTCAATAAGGCGTTTTCTGCCCTCAGCGGTGAGAACAATGTGGTCACGATCGAGCATCGTGTGGTGCCCCACGGGGGAGAGATACGGTGGCATCAATGGACACACAGAATCCTCTTCGATGAGCATGGACGCATTGAATATCAATCAGTCGGACGTGATATCACAGAGAGAAAGAAGATTGAAGCCGCGTTGCAGATGAGTGAAAAAGAGCTTTACAGGAGAGTCAGGGAGCTTGAGGAATTCTATGAGGCGGCTGTCGGAAGAGAATTGAAGATGATCGAGTTGAAGGAAGAGATAGAGGCTCTGAAAAAGGAGCTGGAACAGGCGAAAAGACGCAATAAATAGGACGGGACTGCAGCATTGTTGTTCATGCACATCCTCGTTGTTTGCACAAAATTCCCTCGCGATAATATTCGGGAGCAATCCTAAGGCATACCCCGGCTACGCTGTCTTCTGAGGGTATTGCCGCATGTCTGTAAGAAAAGATGCTGTCAAAGAGCAATCCCCACATCCCGGGCCGCTCTTTCCGGAAGACGCGACCCGCATTTCATAAGGACATTTTTTTGTGTTATGCATGTGCGAAAAGATATACAATAAAAGGCGTGTATGACGGCAGTTGCGGGTGAATTGCTGATCTGATATGAAAAAGAGACTGACTGACAGGGAAATTCAGAGGTTTTTCTGGGAGGCTGATGAACTCCCCTTTGACAATAAGGCATCGTCTGTTCTCGGGGATTTGACATTCTATGGCGTCAGCCGCTGCAAGAAACTCAGGGGGAGATGGAATGGGGTGAGGTATGAATTTGATGTATACGGAAACGGGGATTCCCGGGTTATGCTTGCGGTAGAACTACC encodes:
- a CDS encoding Ig-like domain-containing protein → MKFSCVVVFSILLTACVSAGQTSELTARETAPVVVNTHPESGAENVAPSLSEIRVTFSREMMDNSWSWVQVAPENFPKHISNPRYLEDGKTCVVDVQLEPGKTYIIWLNTQKFRNFRDRGGNPAVPYLLTFDTRH
- a CDS encoding 5'-nucleotidase C-terminal domain-containing protein yields the protein MIVLLAFSAARAEQSMLRILYVNDFHGFAEPHKPFGSDEVLGGIAYLSSRVNALRSEKPSILLAAGDMIQGDNWATMTTGASVIELMNLMRFDAMVVGNHEFDFGQDVLRKRIAEAEFPVLGANIQGLDALRPYVIKDIGGIKAGIIGVVTEETPVTTHPRNVTGLTFLPQETTVTRYIQEISPGTDVIIVLSHIGHQADRVLAAHVEGINIIVGGHSHTRIDSPVLAGKTILLQAWEHAKALGVLDITMEDGKIVKSEGHLEIISPEPGTEDRDVSFLVEKYRKKIDAVLSETIGETDVDLDGENVRRRETNLGNLIADIMRETSGADMALINGGGIRTSIGKGALTVQNIYSVLPFDNYLVAVRLSGKQIKGALEHGVSAIEEGAGRFPQVSGISFSYVRSAQPGSRVRDIIIRGKQMEPDREYHVATNDFLAAGGDGYGAFGEALKSSKDFSLVGGVMTGEKLVYNDSSRWIRDVVIEYIKDKCRISPLTEGRIREIP
- a CDS encoding outer membrane beta-barrel protein — encoded protein: MKKIFLLLLIISFLIVSAPLYAAEKAPLGFGNLAVKADYINFTENDMEDLDVDKGLYLGLEGYGEIVPNLYLGMEVGYTKPDGKVDVFIPELDVVRVDTEFTYIPVELNLKYAIPVNPFMVIDLGAGLSYNYAKIKISADGISGDDDDWLFGGQFFTDIVFKMGQVFVSLNGKYQITEDIEINDFDTDVNANNWRVGGQIGIMF
- a CDS encoding response regulator, translated to MQDQDIGKSQGRPDTSGKRRAKGRILVVDDQSEIIALLCDFFSENGYSAEGFLTAKDALSALREQSYDIVITDLSMPEIDGLELIHMIHQIEPLMVCVVITGNSLVQTAVDAMKAGAFDYVLKPFKMKNLMPVVVRAIETRRLRDSEKKYRSIVEDQTEMICRFLPGGIITFVNEPYCRCFGQKQRELTGKSFLPMVFEEDREYVNKAFSALSGENNVVTIEHRVVPHGGEIRWHQWTHRILFDEHGRIEYQSVGRDITERKKIEAALQMSEKELYRRVRELEEFYEAAVGRELKMIELKEEIEALKKELEQAKRRNK